GTGACCTTATAGTTAACGGTAAAGCTGTAAATCCAGTTGGTGATTTTGTAAGTAATACTGGTGCCACTGGTGTGAGCGTCTTTCTTTTGAAGTTGGATAAAACTTGGAAAGATAATGAATGTGACAACGAAGCCAAGCACGATGCCGATGGTCATAATCCAGCCAAAATCAATAACGGGACGAATACCACTAATGAGGAGTGAGATAAAAGCTACGATAGTGGTCAGTGCGGTATAAAAGCATGGCCAGAACATGGTTTTTAGAGTTTGTGAGACTCTTAACTCTTGGCTTGAGTCTGGGTTTGCCGAAATGAAATCTCGGTAATAGACCGCTAAGTGAACATTCAGCGCCAATATCACGATGAGCAATATTGACGGGAAGTTTGAGGATATAACGGTAATTCGCCAATCCAGAAAGCTGAGTAACCCCGCCAGCATAATGACGCTAACTAAGCAGGAAAATAAAGGTAGGACAACCCAACGAAGCTTACCGAAAAAGACAAACAACGCCAGCATGATAAACAGCAGTATGCCAATACCAAACACAGTGATGTCATGCTGAATGAAGGTTAGCATGTCATTGGTAATCATCGAGATGCCACCGAGGTGCATGGAGGCAATATCTCGGTAATCTTCCATGATGGTTCTGACTTCTGAAATGATAGCGCTTGTACGCTCAGAGACTTTCTTGCTGTAAGCATCGAACTCAGATTCTACTTGAGTTAATTTCTGTTGCTCTTCTGCGGATAGCTGCTGTTGTGAGCTTTTAGCTCTAAGTTCATCGCGGGCGTTTAACAATGAAAAATACTGTTCATCACGTTTGAAATTTATTTGTACCGCGCTCGTTTGTCCGTCTTCACCGACTAAAAGATTTTTGTAAATGGGACTTGAGGTGAATTCTTCTAGGGCTTCCTCTCTATCGATTGAAGCGCTTTGTAAGGTTGGGATTTCTTCGCCCAAAGCATCAGTATCTAACGTTAATCCTTGCAGCAGGGGTACATTAAGAATGCTGTTAATGGTTGAGACCGTTTGGACATCTTTCAACTCACTGGTCAGTGACTTTAATCCGTTAATAGATTCGTCACTCATCAATCCTTTTTCAGGCTGCCAGGTAATAATTAGAAAGTCATCTGAGCCATACTGCTCATTCACCTGGCGGTAGTACTCCAAAGATTGATCGTTTTCGAGAACTAGGGATTCGCCCGAGGCATCGAGTCTGAACTTATGCAATTGACTCGCGGCTAACACCGTTAAGGCAATAACAAGAAGCAGGCTTACCAGTGGGTGGTCAAGGACAGTTCTTTTATAAAGAGTAAAGAAAAAGCTTTCTTTGTGTTGGGTCATTATGAGTCCTAGTTCGTTTCATCGCTCGGTGGTGCGTAAAGCTTTGGCATGGCTCGCACGCTTTTAACGATGTTATCTTTGATTTGCAAAATTTCCATGGGGTAACCATACAGTCGCAAGCAGGTACCTGACTGTGGAATGGTTTCTAAATACTCAGTGATCAGTCCATTCAACGTTTTAGGACCTTCTGTTGGCAGCTCCCACTCTAAAGTCTTATTAAGATCCCGAATAGTCACGGTAGCATCAATCAAGTAAGCCTCATCGCCGTCTTTTTGGATATCGCTATTGATATTAGACATTTCGGTAGTGAAGTCGCCAACGATTTCTTCCAAAATATCATCAAGAGTCACTAATCCTTCAATATCGCCATACTCATCCACCACTAAGCCGATACGATCACGCTTACGTTGGAATTTCATTAATTGGGTATGGAGTGGAGTGCCTTCTGGCACATAATAAATGGGGTCTAAGTGGTCGAGTAATCCTTCTGATGAGTTGGATTCCATTTCAAGCACGCGGCCAAAGTTGCGTGCATGTAATAAGCCTTCTACGTTATCAATCTCGCCACGGAAGACCAGTAGACGAGTGTGGATGCTGTTACGGATCTGCTCCAAAATGTAGTCCATATCATCATTGAGGTCGATGCCGATAATTTCATTACGAGGCACCATAATGTCATCAACAGTGACGGTTTCTAAGTCAAGAATACTCAGCAGCATCTTCTGGTGCCGGCGCGGGATCATGGCTCCAGCCTCATTTACCACGGTTCTTAATTCTTCTTGGCTTAGGTTGTCCCCTTGATCTGAGCTGGCGTTAACGCCAAACAAGCGTAATAAACCATTAGCGAGCATGCTAATAAGTTTGATCGCGGGGTGGAACAGAGTTGACAGAATTTTGAGTGTTGGGGCTGCGAAAAAAGAAATCTTCTCAGGGTTCAATGCGGCCAAGGTTTTCGGTGTGACCTCTGCGAAAATCAATATGACTACCGTTAACATCAGTGTCGCAGCGAAAATACCCCCTTCGCCCCAGAAGCGAATAGCGATAACGGTCGCAATTGCTGACGCAAGAATATTAACGATATTGTTGCCAAGCAAAATCAAGCCGAGTAATTTATCCGGGCGTTTCAGCATCTCGTACACTCGTTTGGCACTTTTATCTCCGCTACGTGCGCGATGTTTTAAGCGGTATCGATTGAGCGACATCATGCCTGTTTCTGAGCTTGAGAAGAATGCCGATAAGAGTATCAGCAAACCCAGTATTAAGAATAAGGTTCCCGTTGACAGTGATTCCAAAAATGAACTCCGTTATTGTTGTTATAAAATGTATTGGATAACCAATTTAGTGCCAATGAACCCTATGCTCAGAATAACAAAAGCGATGATGCAAAATCTCGCAAAGCGAATACCGCTAAGTTTTGAGCTCTTATACCCTATGTAAAATGTACAGAAGCTGAACCAAGCAAGTAAGGACAGAATAATTTTGTGAAGCGGTTGGTCATTAATCACCGACTTGGGCAGACCAAAACCCAGCGCAAAGGCAACGCCTAGGCTGATAATGCCTGATAGGACCAAGATCGATAAGAAGCGCTCCATCTCCAATAGCGGCGGCAATAACGGGTGAATGCTTGAAGGCTTGTGCCTGAGCTTGTTATGCAGGATAAGCACCAAGATGCTTTGTAAGGTCGCAGCTAATAGCAGGCTGAAGCCAATGATGGATAACCAGACGTGGAGCACGCCGAGCCCATTGTTACTAAAGTTAACCATATTGGGCTCTTCAGGAATAATGGTTAACCAGTTGATCACGCCAGCAATGATTGCGGTATACAGCATCAAGTGAGGTGTTTGCTTACTGAAACGATAGATGGCTACCAATAACACTAAAATAAAAGTGATCAGCGATACTAGATTCAGTAACGACAGGTTTTGGCCAGGTTCACCACTTCTATCGATCAGTAAGTAGACCGTAAACAGATGTAATACTGCTGGAATGAGTGGCAGCCATTTTCCCCAATCTGGCACTTGCTGCTCGGGATGCTTAATACGCTGCATCAAAAACAGTGCAAGGCCTAGGTAGGCAAGTCCGGTTATCACTTGAAAAATTAGAGTCACTTTATTGTAAATAGTTATCAGTCAATTCTATTGGCTATTTTAGAGGAAAACCGCGCGTTAACAAGCGGTTCTATTCATAAAATAGTGCCACACAGCTCTTGTTTATTCGTTATAATGCCTCATAATTTTTATATAGACCCATTTTCGAGACTGTTTGAGCAATTTCAAGGGATGCCTAAGTTAGCATTGTCGCTACAACAGCCGATAGTCCAAAAATTCAGAGAGTGAGTAATACAGCATGTTTGATAACCTAAGTGATCGCCTTTCCGGGGCTCTCAAAAACCTCACCGGTAAAGGCAAAATTAATGAAGACAACATTAAGGAAACCTTGCGCGAAGTACGCATGGCGTTGCTTGAAGCTGATGTTGCATTACCTGTCGTCAAAGAATTTATTGCGGCTGTCAAAGAGCGAGCCGTCGGCGCGGAAGTGGGTAAGGCGTTAGACCCAGGGCAAGCTTTCATCAAAATCGTTAATGATGAAATGATTAAGGCTATGGGTGCTGAGAACGATGCACTTGACCTGAATGCCAAGCCACCAGTGGTAATTTTATTGGCCGGTTTACAAGGCGCGGGTAAAACGACCAGTGCCGGTAAACTCTCTCACTTGCTGATTAACCGCGAGAAAAAATCGGTCATGGTGGCTAGCGCTGACGTTTACCGTCCGGCTGCGATTAAGCAGTTAGAAACCGTGGCTGGTGAAGTGGGCGCGACTTTCTTCCCAAGTACAACTGAGCAAAAGCCTGTTGATATCGCAAAGAACGCGATCGAAGAAGCGCGTAAGCAGTTCGCTGATGTGGTCATTATTGATACTGCAGGTCGTTTGGCGGTCGATGAAGCTATGATGAGCGAGATCAGTGAGTTGCAGCAGGCCATCAACCCGACGGAAACCTTGTTTGTGGTTGACTCCATGACCGGTCAGGATGCAGCTAACACGGCGAAAGCCTTTAATGATGCTTTGGATTTAAGCGGTGTCATCTTAACCAAGGCTGATGGTGACGCCCGAGGTGGTGCTGCGCTGTCTATCCGCCAAATTACCGGTAAGCCAATCAAGTTTATTGGTATGGGCGAAAAGCTGGATCAGTTAGAGCCTTTCCACCCAGAGCGTGTTGCGTCACGTATTTTGGGCATGGGCGATGTGCTGAGCTTGATTGAAGAAGTCGAGCGTAAAGTCGATAAGAAGAAAGCTGAGAAAGTCGCCAAGAAAATCATGAAGGGGAAAGGATTTGACCTTCAGGATTTCCGTGAGCAATTGATGCAAATGTCGAATATGGGCGGTATGGCTGGTTTGATGGATAAGCTACCGGGTATGGGACAAATCCCAGAAGCGGCAAAGCAAAAAGTCATGAATGATAAGTCGACTGGTCGAATGATTGCCATGATAAATTCCATGACGCCCAAAGAGCGCGCCCGTCCAGAGCTGATCAAAGGGTCACGTAAAAAGCGTATTGCCAACGGTTCAGGCACGCAAATTCAAGACGTTAATCGCCTTCTAAAACAGTTTAATCAAATGCAGAAGATGATGAAGAAAATGAAGGGTAAAGGCGGCATGATGAAGATGATGCGCGGGATGCAGGGGATGAACCCTCCTGGCGGTGGAATGGGAGGTATGCCTCCTTTTGGTCGAAAATAGGTTGTACTCATATTCTATTTCGTTAGAATCAAGCGACTTAAACTTATAATTCTGGAGAATTCTATGAAATTACTTGGATTACTTGCAGGTAGTGCATTATTAGCAATGTCTGTGTCAGCAACTGCTGAAGAAAAAGCTGCTAAAGGCGCGAAAGCACAGGCCGCTGGTATGGAAGTGATGATGATGCAAATGATGAAGCAACAGATGGCTCAGACCTGTAAAGACCAAGAAATGCTGTCTTGCATGGAAATTACCGAAGCTAAATGTAATGAAATGATGGACGGTGTGTTACAAAAGTGTATTTCACCAAACTTTGGTCAGCTTATGGCGGCTCAAGGCATGAGTGAAGAAGAGCGTGATGCTTTAAATACTCAAATGGAATCGTGTGCAGAAGGCGTATCCGCTGAACATGGTATCGATAAAGAAAAAGCGAAAAGCTGCTCTCCAAGCAAGAAGTAAGTTTAAGCTTTTGATTTTAAAGCGGTTAAGGCTAACCTTAGCCGCTTTTTTTGTACTCACTGAAACCAAGCTAAAAATTAGCAGTCAACAATCTTCTGGCAAGAATAACAGAAGTATTTTTGCTATAATTTTGTTCGGTTTTTATTTTTAGAGCATAAAGTAGGCTGAAATGCCCTAGAAACTCTGCTCAATTGCCCGAAATATTTGGATTTAAAGCTAAAAACGGTTTCCAAATGGGTGTGATTTCATGTAAAATTCGCGCTCTTAAAAATTTGTAATCCTCGGAAGCGCCTACAAAGGGGGCTTTGGGGTGTTTTGTATTTAATATTAGAGGATATAAACGTATGGTTAGCATCCGTTTAGCACGTGGTGGTTCAAAAAAGCGTCCTTTCTACCACTTAGTAGTTGCTGATATTCGCGCTCGTCGCGATGGTCGTTTCATTGAGCGCGTTGGTTTCTTTAACCCAGTTGCTCGTGGTAACGAAGAGCGTCTAAGAGTAGAAAATGATCGCATCCAACACTGGATCGGTGAAGGTGCAAAACCAACTCCACGCGCTGCAGCATTGATTAAAGAAGCTGCAAAAGCAGAGTAAGTGATTGTTTAGTTAAGAATAATAGTAATGTCTGAAGCTTTTGAGCCACTTATTGTTGGCAAGCTTAATGGAGCTTACGGCATCAAAGGCTGGGTGAAGGTTTATTCACACACCTCGCCGAAAGAGAATATTCTTAATTACAAACCGTGGTATTTGAAGCTTAACGGCCGATGGCAAGAAGTTGCTATTTTAAATGGTCGTGAACAGGGTAAAACCTTGGTCGCACAGCTTGAGGGTTGTGATGATCGAAGCCAAGCTGAGAGTTATCACGGCATTGAAATTGCGATTGAGAAGTCGCAGCTGCCTGAATTGAATGATGGCGAGTTTTACTGGCGAGATCTGATTGGATTGAGCGTGGTAAATCAGGCCGGAGAGCAACTAGGGCAGGTCAAAAAGTTGATGGAAACTGGTGCCAATGATGTGTTGGTGGTGAAATCATCTAAGGGTGACGAGCTATTAATTCCGTATGTACCAGATTACAGCGTTATTGACGTGGACTTGAAGACGGCACAAATTACTGTCGATTGGGAGTCTGACTATTAGCACTGACGATAAAGCGTCGATGAATCTTCATATCATCAGTCTTTTTCCGCAAATGTTTGAAACGATTTGCGAGCAAGGTGTTGTAGGGCGTGCGATTAAACAGGGTAAGGTTAATGTTGCGGTAACCAATCCGCGTGATTTTACTCAAGATAAGCATCGCACCGTTGATGATAGGCCGTATGGCGGTGGACCAGGCATGTTGATGATGACTGCGCCACTAACAGAAGCCATTCGCTACGCTGAAAGTACCATGGCTATTGATGGTTCCTCTAATGAAGAGAGTCATCCTGTTTTTAAGGTGTATTTATCGCCTCAAGGACAAAAGCTTGACCATCAACTGGTAAAAACTTTAGCACAGAAGCAAAATTTGCTTCTTGTTGCGGGCCGCTATGAAGGCATCGATGAACGAGTCATAGAGTCTGAAATCGATATGGAAATTTCCTTGGGAGATTTCGTTCTAAGCGGAGGGGAAGTCGCAGCGCTGGCTGTGATGGACTCAGTTGTTCGAACCTTGCCGGGGGTTTTGGGGCACCAAGACTCTGCACAGCAAGATTCGTTTGCGGAAGGTTTATTGGATCATCCGCATTACACACGACCTGAAGTTTACGAAGGTCAGCAGGTCCCGCCCATATTGCTAACTGGCGACCACGAAAAAATTCGTCGCTGGAGGCTGAAGCAATCTCTGGGGAGAACCTGGGTAAGACGCAAGGATTTGTTGGAGCAAGTCGAACTTAACGATGAGCAACGGCAACTCTTGCAAGAATTTATTGAAGAGTTTGAACAAAACTAACTCTTTGCAACGATTAATTTTGATAGAGCAAACGCTCAAATGAGGAGCAACAGCCATGAGTAACATCATCCAACAGCTAGAAGCTGAACAAATGAATAAAGAAGTACCAACGTTTGGTGCTGGTGACACAGTTATTGTCCAAGTAAAAGTAAAAGAAGGCGATCGTGAGCGTCTACAGGCGTTTGAAGGCGTTGTTATCGCAAAGCGTAACCGCGGCTTAAACTCTGCTTTTACTGTTCGTAAAATCTCTTCTGGTGTTGGCGTTGAGCGTACGTTCCAAACATACAGCCCGCTAGTTGATAGCATTAGCATTAAGCGTCGTGGTGACGTTCGTAAAGCTAAAATCTACTACTTGCGTGAGCGTAGCGGTAAATCTGCACGTATTAAAGAAAGACTTGACGTTAAGAAGTAAGTTTTTTCTTCAAACGCTTAAAAAGCAGCCCTTTGGCTGCTTTTTTTGTGCCCATAGGTTTTATAGTAGATCATTGATTCTTTAGTTCGCTAACGACTTGGGGTAATCTAATAATAACTTTGTTTAAGGCATTATTCTTTGGTGGATAGGCGCAGAAAAATCAGTAACGCATCGGAGCAGGACCTGAGTGAAATCGAGCTGTTTTGTGACCATGTATGGATGGAGCAGGGGCTTGCTGATGCAACTCTGTCGAGCTACCGAACGGATCTTAAGCTCTTTGCGGCCTGGCTTAACGAGCAATCGGGTGAACTCTTGAGGGCTAATCAATCAAGCATCCAAGCTTATTTGGCACATCGTTTTCAGCAACAGTATAGCGGCCGCTCAACTGCCCGATTACTGTCTTCGCTGCGTAAATTTTATGGGTATTTGTGTCAGCAGCATCGTTTGAAGGTTGATCCCACACAGCAAATTGAAAACCCCAAAATCCAACCACCCGTCCCAAAGTCATTAAGCGAGAAGGACGTTGAGCGACTTATTGAACAGCCTGATCTCGATACTGCATTGGGTTTGCGTGACAGGGCGATGTTAGAGTTGTTATACAGCAGTGGACTGCGAATCACTGAACTGATTAGTATTGAAGTCAATCAAATTGGTTTCGTGCAAGGCGTGATGCGGGTGATCGGTAAAGGTAATAAGGAAAGGTTGGTTCCGATTGGTGAAGAAGCGCTATCGTCAATACAGCAATATTTGAAGTATGGGCGACCGGAACTCGCGAGCCAAGACACTAATGACTACTTATTTTTAAGTACGCGCGGCTCCAAAATGACTCGACAAACCTTTTGGTATCGCATTAAGCATTACGCTAAAACGGCGGGTATCAAGACTCACTTATCACCGCACACCCTACGGCATGCTTTTGCCACCCATTTATTGAACCATGGTGCCGATTTGAGGACTTTGCAGATGCTACTGGGGCATAGTGACCTGTCCACAACCCAGATATATACCTATGTTGCAAAAGAGCGTTTAAAGCAACTGCATTCGAAACATCATCCTCGGGGCTAGTTAAAAGGCATGTAAATCTTTGTAAATCAACTTACTTTCTCGGTATTGGCATGGCTAAAATACGATGTGGGATAGAAGTGATTGATTAGAGGTTTTAGGGATCACATGCTATGGTAATTAACCTTTCAAAGAAGAAACTCCAAGCTTATGCATAATTACAGCAAATTACTGTTTATTGGTTTACTGAGCTCGTTACTTATTGCTTTCGGTGCGAAAGCGGCAGTAAAAGAAGTTAAGCCAACACCAAATGTTGAAAAGCTGACTCAAGCGTCGAACTTAGATGCTGATCAAATTCGACAGTTGTTGCAGTCAAAATTTCCATCAGCCAGCATCCAGCATATAGCCCCATCTGAAATTGAAGGCTTGTACTCCTTCGTGCTTCAGGGCGATTTGTATTACATTTCAAACAACGGTAAGTACCTCATTAAAGGTCAAATGCTTGATATTTCGACGCCAAAAGTGCGTAACGTATCTTCTGAGCGTATGGCTGAGATTCAAAAGCAAGAGTCGCCAATGCGCATGTCTGAAATTAATAAGCTTGATGAGAAAGACATGGTGGTTTACAAGGCGCCAAGCGAGAAGCATGTCATTACGATCTTCACGGATGTCGATTGTGGGTTCTGTCAGAAACTGCATCGCGAACGTCAAGATTATTTAGATTTAGGGATCACTATTCGTTATTTGGCATTTCCTCGCGCTGGCCTTGATTCAAAGTCAGCGGATAAGTTGCGTGGCATCTGGTGTTCGAGTGATCAACAGCTAGCCATGACAGAAGCTAAAATTCAAAATAAGTATCGAACAGGAAACTGTCAAACACCATTCCAAGAGCATATGGCTTTGGTTCGTAAGTTTGGCCTGAATGGAACTCCAGGCATCATTTTGGAGAATGGAGACTTAATTGGTGGCTATTTACCCGCTCAAGTTCTAAGCCGTCGCTTAAATGAGCTTACCAACGAGTCGGGCAAGGTTGCGAATAAATAAATTCAGCTACAGCCATAGCCAACATTCAATACTCTGTTACGGGTATAAAATGGCTAAGACGTGTCGGCCTTCGCTAGCAAGAACGGTGAAGGTTCGACAGGCAGCTCCCGTAGACATGACTTCCAAAGGCGCTCCCATCATTTGAGCCGCTTCAATAACGTCCCAGCTCGGTTGAGTTAGGTTAGGCCCCGTTCCTAACAGAACGGCCTCATAACTATCTACATTTAACTGTTTCAACGTTTCTGCATTGATATCCGTAGCTTGACGCGGCAGTGTGTCCTGAGTGATCTCATCTAAGCTAACCGTCAGGGGATTTGTATACTCTTTATCGTTAATACAAATCCTGTGGTTGTCATAGGATTTAATGTGATAATGACCAGAACTTTTATCGAGCGAAATATCCATAAGTTTATACAGTTTTAAGGTTGATGATAGGCGCGGCGGCTTTGCACCTTGCGGCTATTTCCAGTATAACGTTGAGCAGCTTACAGTGTAACAGAATATTATTATGTCGCTAAAAATTCGTCGTCGTGAAACAGCCGTCGTCAAAGACTTTACACAATCGAATTTATTGAATCGAATCTATTCCAATCGAGGGGTTACCGACTCTGATGAGCTTAATTATAAACTCTCCGAGCTCGAACCGTTCCATAGCTTAAAGGGCATTGATGAGGCTGTGGCGCTATTAGTAGATAGCCTTAACAACCATAAAAAAGTTCTAATAGTCGGTGATTTTGATGCAGACGGCGCAACCAGTAGCGCATTAACAAAACTGGTTCTTACACGGTTAGGTATGGATGCTGATTACTTGGTGCCAAACCGGTTTGACTATGGTTATGGCTTGTCACCAGAGTTGGTTGAAGTGGCGAAAACGATGAACCCCGATCTGATTATTACGGTCGATAACGGTATTTCTAGCATTGCGGGTGTCGAGGCGGCTCAAGAGGCAGGAATAAAAGTCTTGATAACGGATCATCATCTTGCTGGCGATGCGTTACCTAAAGCGGATGCTATCGTTAATCCTAACCAACCAGAAGACCCGTTCCCGAGTAAAAATTTAGCCGGCGTCGGTGTGGTTTTTTATGTGCTACTAGCGCTTAGAGCCCACTTGCGTGAACAGGGCTGGTTTGAAGCTTCAGGTGTGGAGGATGTGAATTTAGCCCACTATCTTGATTTGGTCGCTTTAGGAACGGTTGCTGATGTGGTTCCTCTGGATAAAAATAACCGTATATTAGTTCATCATGGACTGAAGTTAATTAAAGCGAGCAAGTGCCGCCCGGGAATTATTGAATTACTTCGAGTGGCTAAACGTGAGCCTAAAAAAATTAAATCTAGCGACTTAGGCTTTGCCGTCGGGCCACGACTGAATGCCGCTGGTCGTCTTGATGATATGGGGTTGGGGATTGAGTGCTTGTTAACCGAATCATCTGCAAAAGCCCAAGAACTGGCTCAATTGCTTCATGGTTTAAACGCTGATCGCCAGCAGGTTGAGCAAGAGATGCAGGATGAGGCTTTGGCCCAGATTGAAAAAATGCCTTTAGATAATACCGAGTCCGTGGTGAGCTTATGCCTTTACGAGCCGCACTGGCATCAAGGCGTTGTCGGGCTGGTTGCCTCTCGTTTAAAGGAAAAAACCTATCGACCATGTATCGTATTCGCCGATGCGGACGATGACACAGTGAAAGGCTCGGGTCGCTCTGTAAAAGAAGTGCATATCCGTGATGCGCTAGCGTTAGTTGATGCTCAGAACCCGAACCTCATTGATAAGTTTGGTGGTCATGCCATGGCGGCAGGGCTGTCGTTGAATAAAAGTAACGTTGAGGCCTTTAAGTTGGCGTTCGAAGCAGCCGTGAAACAGTTACTAAACGGTAAGGTGATGGAGGATGTGGTTGAAACTGACGGCTGTTTAATGGCCGATGAGTATCATTTAGAAAGCGCTAAGCTGTTAGCCAACGCTGGCCCTTTTGGCCAGGGCTTTTCTGAGCCTGCATTTGATGATGAGTTTGCTGTTGTGAATCAAAGGATTGTTGGTCAGAACCATCTAAAGCTGACGCTACAAAAAGAAGGTTGCTCAAGTACAATCTCAGCAATAGCCTTTAGAGTAGACCCTCAAAAGTGGTCTCAGCCGGTATCCCATATTCGGGCAGTTTTCCGGCCTGACATCAATGACTATTACCAAGAAGAGCTACAACTTATCATCAGTCACCTAGAAGCGCTCTAGGTCTTACTATGCTTCAGTGCGCTCAGGTATTGCAGAATCACAAGCGTCGGGGTCCCCGCTCCAGTTGGCGTGGGTGACGATGCCTTGGTCGTTATAACCGACTTGCACGGTACAGTATAAATCTTTTTTACCACCAAATAGGGTGGTTCCAATACTCCCAAAGAAGTTGCCGCCAAAGCCGCCAACCCCGACGTTAAAAGAAGGTCGGTTTTTAATTTCTCGTGTATTCCATTCGGCATATTTTTGATTGTTAATTTCACGGTCAGCCGTAGGAACGCCCCAAGTCTGGATAACGGTATTTATATTGCTTCCTTGCCATGCGTTGAGTTTGGAGTCGATTTCTGCGGGCTTGATACTGGCACAACCGGCAGTTATCGCTGTTACTGTGGTGATGGTGAGCAGTTGAAATAGTCTCATGAAGACTCCTTGAAAACTTAATTGGCCGAAATTTAGACAGTTTAACTATCAAATTAACAGATTCGAAATAACTTGTCGTTAAAATTTGTAAAAGTAACTCCTTGATTTTAATAATACGCTTGTTACTCTGAGAAGCAGTTAATAGAATGTCTGCATTCATCATTTTTCACTACGGGGAACGATATGTCTACGAACAATGCCACTGAAGCGGCAAAAGAATCAGCTTCACAAGCAGCAGAGAGCTTAGGGATCAGTACTGAACAACTCTCTGGTTGGGCTGAAGTCGCTATGGAATACGCGGAAATTTATTTACCAAAATTAGCCGTTGCCTTAGTTATCCTAATCATCGGTTTGATCTTAATTAAGATCTTACTGGGTGGTATGAAAAAACTCTTCAAAGTCAAAGGCTTTGATAAAACGTTAGAAAACTTCCTGCTGAGTTTCACTGGAATATTGCTAAAAATTATTCTGGGTATTACCGTCATCAGTACTATGGGCGTTCAAATGACGACCTTCGTGGCGCTGTTAGGTGCTGCGGGTTTAGCGATTGGTATGGCGCTGTCGGGAACCTTACAAAACTTCGCTGGTGGTGTGATGCTACTCATTTTCCGTCACTACAAAGTGGGTGACTGGGTAGAGATGCAAGGGTATTCAGGCACGGTCAAAGAAATTCAAATTTTTAATACGATTCTGAAAACACCGGATAACAAAACCATCATTATTCCTAACTCGCCGATTTCGACGGACTCGCTGGTTAATTACAGCACTGAGCCTAAGCGACGCGTTGATTTTACTTTGGGGATTGGTTACGAAGATGATATTGACCAAGCGAAAAAAGTGATATTAGACGTTATTTCGGCAGACGAGCGTGTCCATAAAGATCCTGCACCGTTTATTGCCGTTGCAGAATTGGCGGATAGCTCAGTCAACTTCACCCTACGAGTTTGGGTTGATAGTGGCGACTACTGGGGCGTTTATTGGGATAACCTGGAGGCCTTCAAGAAAGCTCTTGATGCCAATGGTATCTCGATTCCATTCCCACAAAGAGATGTTCACTTGCATCAAGTTGAGTAATTTTCTTAAGCATTTGATGTCCAAAAAAAAGGCGCTGTTAGCGCCTTTTTTTGTGCCTTGAATGTGAGTTTTTAAGCTAAAATAGGTGATTATAATGGCTATAATCTGTACAATTAGCGCCCGTTTTACCGTGACGGACGTTGCGGCTAAAAAGCCTTTTTAAGACTGCGATACGCTAGAGAAAGAGATTTATGCAAGTACATTTAAGCGCCTTAGGTTGTCGACTCAATGAAGCTGAATTACAAAATTGGGCAACTTCATTTCAAAAAGTGGGTTACTCTTTGGCTGCCACACCTGAAGTGGCTGACTTAATCGTGTTAAATACTTGCGCA
The Kangiella marina DNA segment above includes these coding regions:
- a CDS encoding HlyC/CorC family transporter, giving the protein MESLSTGTLFLILGLLILLSAFFSSSETGMMSLNRYRLKHRARSGDKSAKRVYEMLKRPDKLLGLILLGNNIVNILASAIATVIAIRFWGEGGIFAATLMLTVVILIFAEVTPKTLAALNPEKISFFAAPTLKILSTLFHPAIKLISMLANGLLRLFGVNASSDQGDNLSQEELRTVVNEAGAMIPRRHQKMLLSILDLETVTVDDIMVPRNEIIGIDLNDDMDYILEQIRNSIHTRLLVFRGEIDNVEGLLHARNFGRVLEMESNSSEGLLDHLDPIYYVPEGTPLHTQLMKFQRKRDRIGLVVDEYGDIEGLVTLDDILEEIVGDFTTEMSNINSDIQKDGDEAYLIDATVTIRDLNKTLEWELPTEGPKTLNGLITEYLETIPQSGTCLRLYGYPMEILQIKDNIVKSVRAMPKLYAPPSDETN
- a CDS encoding efflux RND transporter permease subunit, with the protein product MTQHKESFFFTLYKRTVLDHPLVSLLLVIALTVLAASQLHKFRLDASGESLVLENDQSLEYYRQVNEQYGSDDFLIITWQPEKGLMSDESINGLKSLTSELKDVQTVSTINSILNVPLLQGLTLDTDALGEEIPTLQSASIDREEALEEFTSSPIYKNLLVGEDGQTSAVQINFKRDEQYFSLLNARDELRAKSSQQQLSAEEQQKLTQVESEFDAYSKKVSERTSAIISEVRTIMEDYRDIASMHLGGISMITNDMLTFIQHDITVFGIGILLFIMLALFVFFGKLRWVVLPLFSCLVSVIMLAGLLSFLDWRITVISSNFPSILLIVILALNVHLAVYYRDFISANPDSSQELRVSQTLKTMFWPCFYTALTTIVAFISLLISGIRPVIDFGWIMTIGIVLGFVVTFIIFPSFIQLQKKDAHTSGTSITYKITNWIYSFTVNYKVTIFVLTTAIIAFSAYGITQLKVENRFIDYFKPSTEIYQGMTVIDQKLGGTTPLDIVIDKGEESALVADDEFADEFGDEFDSGIYDPGYWFTGAKLKQVERIHDFIDSLGVTGKVQSIATYSKVLETMNDGEYPDELTLSLVHQKTPAEVRSVLMKPYLSEAGDQIRINIRVQETNHDLKRAELINTINDYIVNEESIAEDRVHFTGMLVLYNNMLESLFDSQIKTIGAVYLAILLMFVILFRSVVLAILATIPNALSAALVLGIMGWMGVPMDMMTITIAAIVIGIAVDNSIHYVHRFKAEFVKDNDYLETMKRCHGSIGKAIYYTGVTVIFGFAILALSEFIPSIYFGLLTGLAMAVALFLNLTLLPLLLITMKPLKSSNS
- the ccsA gene encoding cytochrome c biogenesis protein CcsA is translated as MQRIKHPEQQVPDWGKWLPLIPAVLHLFTVYLLIDRSGEPGQNLSLLNLVSLITFILVLLVAIYRFSKQTPHLMLYTAIIAGVINWLTIIPEEPNMVNFSNNGLGVLHVWLSIIGFSLLLAATLQSILVLILHNKLRHKPSSIHPLLPPLLEMERFLSILVLSGIISLGVAFALGFGLPKSVINDQPLHKIILSLLAWFSFCTFYIGYKSSKLSGIRFARFCIIAFVILSIGFIGTKLVIQYIL
- the ffh gene encoding signal recognition particle protein gives rise to the protein MFDNLSDRLSGALKNLTGKGKINEDNIKETLREVRMALLEADVALPVVKEFIAAVKERAVGAEVGKALDPGQAFIKIVNDEMIKAMGAENDALDLNAKPPVVILLAGLQGAGKTTSAGKLSHLLINREKKSVMVASADVYRPAAIKQLETVAGEVGATFFPSTTEQKPVDIAKNAIEEARKQFADVVIIDTAGRLAVDEAMMSEISELQQAINPTETLFVVDSMTGQDAANTAKAFNDALDLSGVILTKADGDARGGAALSIRQITGKPIKFIGMGEKLDQLEPFHPERVASRILGMGDVLSLIEEVERKVDKKKAEKVAKKIMKGKGFDLQDFREQLMQMSNMGGMAGLMDKLPGMGQIPEAAKQKVMNDKSTGRMIAMINSMTPKERARPELIKGSRKKRIANGSGTQIQDVNRLLKQFNQMQKMMKKMKGKGGMMKMMRGMQGMNPPGGGMGGMPPFGRK